CACCAGGAATGGCGCCAGCAACAGGAATACAAAAAAAAGTGGGGGAGGTCCCCTCAACGACCTCACCCTGTTCACGGCTTAAGCTCAGCTGGGACGCTAATGCCCTTCTCCTCGTAGTACTTGATGGCTCCCGGGTGGAGCGGGATGCTCATACCGTCGAGGGCCGTGTCGAGGCTTATGTATTTGGTCTTGGCGTGGACCTGGTGGAGTTCGTCGAGGTTGTCGAAGAGTATCTTGGTCATCTGATAGACAGTGTCGTCCGGGAGGTCTGCACTGACGGCGAGCATAGCCTTAACGGCTATCGTCGGGGTGTCCTCCTCCATGCCGTTGTAGGTGTCCTTCGGGAGGACCTGGCGGACGTAGAATATGTAGCCCTGGTCCTTGAGCTTGCTGAGGACGTCGTCGGGTATCGGGATGACCCGAACGGGGGTCTGAACCGCTATCTGGTTGACGGCCGGAGTGGGTGCACCCGAAACTATGACCGCGACGTCAACTTGGCCGAGCTTGAGGCTCTGGGCGGCCTCGCTGAACTTCTGGTTCACCTTCTCGATGCTGTCCCAAACTCCAGCTGCCTTGAGGACCTGCTCGGCGGCCACCGCGGTACCGCTTCCGGCGGCGCCTATGGCGACCTTCTTACCCTTAAAGTCCTGGAGGGTCTTAATGTCGCTGTCCGCCCTCACAACGAACTGGATGGTCTCGGGGTAGAGGGCAGCGACACCGCGGATGTTCGGAATCTTGCTCCCCTCGAACATGTAGAGGCCGTTGTAGGCGTAGTATGCAACGTCGTTCTGGAGGATAGCCGCCTGGGCGGTACCGTCTCCGATGGCCTTGGCGTTTGAAACGCTCGCACCGCTCGTCACAGCCTTGGCCTTAACGCCGTTCTTGTTGAGTATTTCGGCGTACTTAGAACCGAGCGGGAAGTAGACACCGCTTGTACCCCCGGTGTAGATGGTTATTTCCTGGGTCTGGGTGGCCGTTCCACCGCCTTCGGACTGGATGCAGCCCGCCGCCACAATTGCAAAGGCGAGCACCAACATCAAACCAATTGCCTTCAACTTCATTTTTTCAAACCTCCGCACCTTTGCGGAATGGTTTCCCAACTAGTTGATTACAGTAAAAACATGTGCATCGGCACGATTATATACTTTACGGTTTCAACTTTTACTAGGGTGTAATTCTCAACGTTTTCAGAAGTACCGAAAAATATCCGGTGAATTTTCGACAAAATTTTGCAGTTTGCAATACCTAACGCCGAGGAGAATTATCTCGTTAACAGGAGGCACCACATGCAAACTTTATATTTGTAAAGGTAATCTCCCCCCGCTCTGCGGCAAACTTTTTATCCCGCCTCATAAGGGAGGTATGGTGCTTGAAGATGAAGGTTATAATGACAACCAAGATCGACCCGGCATCGATGAACATACTGGGAAAGCTCGTGGAGAACTTCGGCTTCAAGGAGACGGAGAGGGTGTTCGATGGCAACCCAGTCTACTCAAGAGAAAATACTCTGATTCTGACCACCAACGACGAGATGATCTACTATGACAACCTCGATGCTGAAATAGAAAGGCAGCTTGGGGAGAGGCCCGAGATAATAGTCTTCGCCTCGAGGCACTCTAGCAAGCAGAAGCTCCCGGCTTTAACCACCCACGTCACTGGCAACTGGGGGGAGGCAGTGTACGGCGGAAAGGACGGGAGCCTGGCTGTAGCGCATCCTGCCGCGATGAAACTTGCCCTCTTAAAGATGAACGAGCTGAACGACCTCGGCTGGACGGTCTGCTACGAGGCCACGCACCACGGGCCAAGCGAGCTCGACGTGCCGAGCCTCTTCATAGAGATAGGCTCAAGCGAGGAAGAGTGGCGCAACGAGAGGGCCGGCGAGATAATAGCGGAAACGATAGTTCACGTACTCAAGAACTACGAAAAGGCCAAGTTTCCCGTAGCAATCGGAATAGGCGGCGGCCACTACGCGCCGAAGCAGACGAAGAGGGTCCTTGAAACTGACATCGCCTTTAGCCACATAGCTCCGAAGTACGTTCACCCCGTGGACAGGCAGCTCCTCCTTAGGGCCATTGAGAAAACCTATGGCGGCGTCGATGCCATCTATGTTGACTGGAAGGGGAGTAGAGGAGAAACGAGGCAGATGGCCAGGAGCCTCGCCGAAGAGCTGGGCCTGGAGTTTATAAGGGACTGAACGGGCGAAATCTTTAAAGATATTAAGCGGGATTTTAAAATCAGCACCCGCCTTAGCTAAATTTATATAGTGGATGCATACAAAGTGAAACA
The sequence above is drawn from the Thermococcus pacificus genome and encodes:
- a CDS encoding D-aminoacyl-tRNA deacylase; amino-acid sequence: MKVIMTTKIDPASMNILGKLVENFGFKETERVFDGNPVYSRENTLILTTNDEMIYYDNLDAEIERQLGERPEIIVFASRHSSKQKLPALTTHVTGNWGEAVYGGKDGSLAVAHPAAMKLALLKMNELNDLGWTVCYEATHHGPSELDVPSLFIEIGSSEEEWRNERAGEIIAETIVHVLKNYEKAKFPVAIGIGGGHYAPKQTKRVLETDIAFSHIAPKYVHPVDRQLLLRAIEKTYGGVDAIYVDWKGSRGETRQMARSLAEELGLEFIRD
- a CDS encoding TAXI family TRAP transporter solute-binding subunit, encoding MKLKAIGLMLVLAFAIVAAGCIQSEGGGTATQTQEITIYTGGTSGVYFPLGSKYAEILNKNGVKAKAVTSGASVSNAKAIGDGTAQAAILQNDVAYYAYNGLYMFEGSKIPNIRGVAALYPETIQFVVRADSDIKTLQDFKGKKVAIGAAGSGTAVAAEQVLKAAGVWDSIEKVNQKFSEAAQSLKLGQVDVAVIVSGAPTPAVNQIAVQTPVRVIPIPDDVLSKLKDQGYIFYVRQVLPKDTYNGMEEDTPTIAVKAMLAVSADLPDDTVYQMTKILFDNLDELHQVHAKTKYISLDTALDGMSIPLHPGAIKYYEEKGISVPAELKP